A single genomic interval of Megalobrama amblycephala isolate DHTTF-2021 linkage group LG17, ASM1881202v1, whole genome shotgun sequence harbors:
- the pld1a gene encoding phospholipase D1a, giving the protein MSDTVENLDTRDLGFSDAEDDPEEVDCEFNPSGASCIPFSAVYRTVGFKETEAQVYLTTAPITAKILDVERFTRAPDRFKISKHRGVSKAMPAVFKIELKHGNFTWIVKRKEKHFMDLHKELLRYKTLMRIPLPTRSHTERRKSIKRSEVRQMPALPRGGRDELAREEQVSSRRKQLEDYLNKLLRMAMYRKYYATMEFIDVSQLSFIQDLGPKGLEGIVFKRSGGHRIPGMNCCGRNEVCYRWSKRWLVVKDSFLLYMKPDTGAISFVLLVDNEFSIKIDSKYTETKHGVSIENLSRKLVLKFNSYRHALWWSQAIESFVRKHGRAFLRTHRFGSFAREEENIPSKWYVNGKTYMEDVANALEEAKEEIFITDWWLSPEIFLKRPVVEGNRWRLDCILKRKAQQGVRIFVMLYKEVELALGINSEYSKRTLMHLHPNIKVMRHPDHMSSSVYLWAHHEKIVVIDQSVAFVGGIDLAYGRWDDREHRLTDVGSVTRSVAQAIEQGLDSSTPRKKVSSSGNSSRSMVGDSVDLPKLKGIGRTRKTRFSLYRHIQRGLHHADSISSIDSTNKSGSVHSLQTGVGELMGNTRFWHGKDYCNFVYKDWVQLDKPFDDFIDRYTTPRMPWHDISSVVHGKAARDVARHFIQRWNFTKIMKPKYRSLSYPFLLPKSHSTGNDLKYQVPESIQTKVQVLRSAADWSAGIKHHEESIHNAYIQVIAKSKHFIYIENQFFISCADNRHVYNKIGDAIIERIIRAHKENKKFRVYVVTPLLPGFEGDITTGGGNALQAVMHFNYRTMNRGEYSIISQLKKEMDDQWMNYISICGLRTHAELEGRLVTELIYVHSKLLIADDNTVIIGSANINDRSMLGKRDSEVAVIFEDSETTPSVMDGQEYQAGKFALQLRLECFKTILGAFTDPTIDVSDPISNGFYKDVWMSVSGRNATIYEKVFRCLPSSLVRNKQELLSFQSKAGLDKEDPVKAQELLKKIRGFLVQFPLEFLCEENLMPSVGTREAMVPTEIWT; this is encoded by the exons ATGAGTGACACCGTGGAGAACCTGGACACCAGGGATCTGGGGTTCTCAGATGCTGAGGATGATCCTGAAGAGGTGGACTGCGAGTTCAACCCCTCAG GGGCTTCCTGTATCCCTTTCTCTGCCGTGTACAGGACAGTTGGCTTTAAAGAGACAGAAGCGCAGGTCTACCTGACCACTGCCCCCATCACTGCCAAGATCCTAGATGTGGAACGCTTCACCAGGGCCCCGGACCGCTTCAAAATCTCCAAACACAGAGGCGTGTCCAAG GCAATGCCAGCTGTGTTTAAGATAGAGCTCAAACATGGAAATTTCACCTGGATAgtgaaaagaaaagagaagcaCTTCATGGACCTTCATAAAGAGCTTCTGCGATACAAGACCCTCATGAGGATCCCACTGCCCACCCGAAG CCATACTGAGAGAAGGAAGAGCATAAAGAGGAGCGAGGTGAGGCAGATGCCGGCACTGCCTCGGGGAGGCAGAGATGAGTTGGCACGAGAGGAGCAAGTGTCTAGTCGGAGG AAACAACTGGAAGACTACCTGAACAAGCTGCTGAGGATGGCAATGTATCGAAAATACTACGCCACC ATGGAGTTTATTGATGTAAGCCAGTTGTCCTTCATTCAGGACTTGGGCCCTAAAGGCTT AGAAGgcattgtttttaaaagatcaGGAGGTCACCGTATCCCAGGCATGAACTGCTGTGGCCGCAATGAAGTCTGCTACCGCTGGTCCAAGAG GTGGCTTGTTGTGAAGGACTCTTTTCTGCTGTACATGAAGCCAGACACTGGCGCCATTTCATTTGTCCTGCTGGTTGACAATGAATTCAGTATCAAAATAGACTCCAAATACACAGAGACCAAGCATGGAGTGAGCATTGAGAACCTGTCCAG GAAACTGGTGCTGAAATTTAATAGCTACAGACATGCACTGTGGTGGAGTCAGGCCATTGAAAGCTTTGTCCGGAAACATGGCAGGGCCTTTTTAAGGACTCACCGCTTTGGATCTTTTGCAAGGGAGGAGGAGAACATACCCTCTAAATG gTATGTGAATGGGAAAACCTACATGGAGGATGTTGCAAATGCACTGGAGGAGGCCAAAGAGGAAATCTTCATTACAGACTGGTG GCTGAGCCCTGAGATCTTTCTGAAGAGACCTGTTGTGGAAGGAAATCGCTGGAGGCTCGACTGCATTTTGAAACGCAAGGCT cAACAAGGAGTGAGGATCTTTGTTATGCTGTATAAGGAAGTGGAGTTGGCACTTGGCATCAATAGTGAATACAGCAAAAGAACACTAATGCACCTTCACCCAAACATAAAG GTGATGAGACACCCGGATCACATGTCCTCCTCTGTCTACTTATGGGCACACCACGAGAAGATTGTAGTCATCGACCAATCAGTTGCTTTCGTTGGGGGAATTGACCTGGCGTATGGCCGCTGGGATGACCGTGAGCACCGACTGACAGACGTGGGAAGTGTAACACGTTCTGTTGCTCAGGCCATCGAGCAG GGACTGGATTCATCCACACCCAGGAAAAAAGTGTCCTCCAGTGGAAACAGCAGCCGGTCGATGGTTGGTGACTCAGTGGACCTGCCCAAACTAAAAGGCATCGGTCGCACTCGCAAGACACGTTTCAGCCTGTACCGTCATATCCAACGTGGCCTTCACCATGCTGACAGCATCAGTAGCATTGACAGCACGAACA AGAGTGGCTCAGTGCACAGTCTTCAGACAGGAGTGGGAGAGCTGATGGGAAACACACGCTTCTGGCACGGCAAAGACTACTGCAACTTCGTCTACAAAGACTGGGTTCAGCTGGACAAGCCTTTTGATG ATTTTATTGACAGGTACACAACCCCCAGAATGCCCTGGCATGACATCTCCTCAGTGGTGCATGGGAAAGCAGCCAGAGATGTGGCCAGGCACTTTATACAACGCTGGAACTTCACCAAG ATAATGAAGCCAAAGTACAGATCACTCTCCTACCCATTTCTACTGCCCAAATCTCACAGCACAGGCAATGATCTGAAGTACCAAGTGCCAGAGTCTATCCAGACCAAAGTCCAG GTTCTGAGGTCGGCAGCAGACTGGTCGGCGGGAATCAAGCACCATGAGGAGTCCATTCATAATGCCTATATTCAGGTCATTGCCAAGAGCAAGCACTTCATCTACATTGAG AACCAGTTCTTCATCAGCTGTGCCGATAACAGACATGTTTACAACAAGATTGGTGATGCCATTATTGAGCGAATTATCAGAGCTCACAA GGAGAATAAAAAGTTCCGTGTGTATGTGGTGACTCCCCTGCTGCCTGGATTTGAGGGAGACATTACCACAGGTGGAGGAAATGCACTCCAGGCTGTTATGCATTTCAACTACAG gaccaTGAACAGAGGAGAGTACTCCATAATCTcacaactgaagaaagaaa TGGATGACCAATGGATGAACTACATTTCGATTTGTGGTCTGAGGACTCATGCAGAGCTGGAGGGCAGACTGGTGACTGAACTCATCTATGTTCATAGCAAGTTGCTCATCGCTGATGACAACACTGTCATTATTG gctCTGCCAACATCAACGACCGCAGCATGTTGGGGAAGAGGGACAGCGAGGTAGCTGTGATTTTCGAGGACTCTGAAACAACACCATCAGTGATGGATGGTCAAGAGTACCAGGCTGGCAAGTTCGCACTGCAGCTCAGACTGGAGTGCTTCAA AACCATTCTCGGTGCCTTTACTGATCCAACCATTGATGTCAGTGACCCCATCAGTAACGGATTCTACAAAGACGTCTGGATGAGCGTCTCGGGTCGGAACGCCACCATCTACGAGAAG GTTTTTCGCTGTCTGCCCTCCAGTCTggtgaggaacaaacaggagcTCTTGAGTTTCCAGTCCAAAGCAGGTCTTGATAAAGAGGACCCTGTTAAAGCACAGGAGCTACTGAAGAAGATTAGGGGCTTCCTGGTCCAGTTCCCACTGGAGTTTCTCTGTGAGGAGAACCTCATGCCCTCAGTAGGCACCAGAGAAGCCATGGTGCCCACTGAGATCTGGACTTGA